Proteins encoded in a region of the Haloglomus salinum genome:
- a CDS encoding aminopeptidase — MSDSDAERGPMAAAARTAVRQCLELQPGESLVVVTDEKRAVIGEECYLAGSEVTDDVSLVTYPVGSQHGEEPTTGVATAMSGCDAFLAPTSKSISHTNARTEACDAGARGATLPGITREVFETGLAADYEAIASECDRMLAKVADADEVRVTTDLGTDITFRPGSREWLADTGDIAEDGAFSNLPAGEVFIAPETADGRFVVDGTMDPHGLLEEGQTLTFEVEDGQVTGIDDEVMREEFERAAETAGDAAYNLAELGIGTNTGVTELVGSVLLDEKAAGTVHIAIGDDSGIGGETEAPIHQDGIIRDPTVEVDGEVIELPDGV, encoded by the coding sequence ATGAGCGATTCCGACGCGGAGCGCGGACCGATGGCGGCGGCGGCGCGGACGGCCGTCCGACAGTGTCTCGAACTGCAGCCGGGCGAGTCGCTGGTCGTCGTCACCGACGAGAAGCGGGCGGTCATCGGCGAGGAGTGCTACCTCGCGGGCAGCGAGGTGACCGACGACGTGTCGCTGGTCACCTACCCCGTCGGAAGCCAGCACGGCGAGGAGCCGACCACGGGCGTGGCCACGGCGATGTCGGGCTGTGATGCCTTCCTCGCACCGACCTCGAAGAGTATCAGTCACACGAACGCGCGGACGGAGGCGTGCGATGCCGGCGCACGCGGGGCGACCCTCCCTGGCATCACCCGCGAGGTGTTCGAGACGGGGCTGGCTGCCGACTACGAGGCCATCGCCTCGGAGTGCGACCGGATGCTGGCGAAGGTGGCCGACGCCGACGAGGTCCGCGTGACGACGGACCTCGGGACGGACATCACGTTCCGTCCCGGGAGCCGCGAGTGGCTGGCCGACACGGGCGACATCGCCGAGGATGGTGCCTTCTCGAACCTCCCGGCGGGCGAGGTGTTCATCGCGCCCGAGACCGCCGACGGCCGGTTCGTCGTCGACGGGACGATGGACCCGCACGGCCTGCTCGAGGAGGGACAGACCCTCACCTTCGAGGTCGAGGACGGGCAGGTGACGGGCATCGACGACGAGGTGATGCGCGAGGAGTTCGAGCGCGCAGCCGAAACTGCCGGCGACGCGGCCTACAACCTCGCGGAGCTGGGCATCGGGACCAACACCGGCGTTACCGAACTCGTCGGGAGCGTCCTGCTCGACGAGAAGGCCGCCGGCACCGTCCACATCGCCATCGGCGACGACTCCGGAATCGGTGGCGAGACGGAGGCACCCATCCACCAGGACGGCATCATCCGCGACCCGACCGTCGAGGTGGACGGCGAGGTCATCGAGCTTCCAGACGGTGTCTGA
- the ppk1 gene encoding polyphosphate kinase 1, with product MSEQEPSGTGDEDPGGTTDPPDPPDASASEREAGTAEAVDDRTPVTAAYTDRDGGDSPYGLARYGGAVPEPPEDGDVDLSDPAYYLNRELSELTFHARVLNEALDDRNPPLERAKFLTIITRNLDEFFMKRVGGLKEQLDAGVAETFPDGRTPHETWLDALSTARDLSETAARCWRDDLRGALAEAGVHVHDHDALDADEQAALRSYFEAAILPTLTPLTYDASKSFPFLSNLSLSLAVRTRAGDGDPRFSRVKIPENRPRLVDLDDVLATHGEDTADAGPTDGTTIHQSARFVPLEQVVAANLDLLFPNVEVLDAAPFRVTRNAEVRRNEDVAEGLIGSIEGILQDRRFATVVRLEVGARMDEATRRLLLDQLGLEERELFEREGPLDLRDLSRLTDLDRPDLALPGWQPQPHPRFADREGPELFAAIRQGDVLAHHPYHSFEGTVQAFLGAAARDEDVLAIKCAIYRTAHDSKVIEALIEAARNGKQVAVMVELKARFDEANNLRWVRRLEEEGVHVAYGTMGPKAHAKCALVVRDEGTDGESGTDATGDGPAANRGVRLYSHVGTGNYHAGTAKLYADLGLLTADRRVGNDLVRLFNFFTGHSRENDYERLLVAPTGLRDRVTDLIRAEAEAARDGEDARIVAKLNALEDPAIVRELYAASMAGVDIDLVIRGICRLRPGIDGVSETVTVRSVVGRFLEHARIYHFANADTPFYIGSADWMTRNLDRRVEAVAPVEEPAHRRELAAVLDLQLAENRRAWEMAADGTYRQQRPDGATVDTHATLMERATEGTAIGDGTGFETVPRDLRDALDD from the coding sequence ATGAGCGAGCAGGAGCCCTCCGGGACCGGAGACGAGGACCCCGGTGGAACGACCGACCCGCCGGACCCGCCGGACGCGTCGGCTTCAGAGCGCGAAGCCGGGACAGCGGAGGCCGTCGACGACCGGACACCGGTTACGGCGGCGTACACGGACCGTGACGGCGGTGACTCGCCCTACGGCCTCGCACGGTACGGGGGTGCCGTGCCGGAGCCCCCCGAAGACGGCGACGTGGACCTCTCGGACCCGGCCTACTACCTCAACCGCGAGCTCTCGGAGCTGACCTTCCACGCGCGGGTGCTGAACGAGGCACTCGACGACCGCAACCCGCCGCTGGAGCGGGCGAAGTTCCTCACCATCATCACCCGCAACCTCGACGAGTTCTTCATGAAACGGGTCGGCGGGCTGAAGGAACAGCTCGACGCCGGCGTCGCCGAGACGTTCCCGGATGGGCGAACCCCACACGAGACGTGGCTCGACGCGCTCTCGACCGCACGCGACCTCTCGGAGACGGCCGCGCGGTGCTGGCGCGATGACCTCCGGGGAGCGCTGGCCGAGGCCGGCGTCCACGTCCACGACCACGACGCCCTCGACGCCGACGAGCAGGCCGCCCTGCGGTCGTACTTCGAGGCTGCCATCCTGCCGACGCTGACGCCGCTCACCTACGACGCCAGCAAGTCGTTCCCGTTCCTCTCGAACCTCTCGCTCTCGCTGGCCGTACGCACGCGCGCTGGCGACGGCGACCCGCGGTTCTCCCGGGTGAAGATTCCCGAGAACCGGCCCCGTCTGGTCGACCTCGACGACGTGCTGGCGACCCACGGTGAGGACACGGCCGACGCGGGGCCGACGGACGGGACGACCATCCACCAGTCGGCGCGGTTCGTCCCGCTGGAGCAGGTCGTCGCGGCGAACCTCGACCTGCTGTTCCCGAACGTGGAGGTCCTGGATGCGGCCCCGTTCCGGGTGACGCGCAACGCGGAGGTCCGGCGCAACGAGGACGTGGCCGAGGGGCTCATCGGAAGCATCGAGGGCATCCTCCAGGACCGCCGGTTCGCGACCGTCGTCCGGCTGGAGGTGGGCGCCCGGATGGACGAGGCGACGCGTCGGCTCCTGCTCGACCAGCTCGGCCTGGAGGAGCGCGAACTGTTCGAGCGCGAGGGACCGCTCGACCTGCGGGACCTGTCACGGCTCACGGACCTCGACCGACCGGACCTCGCATTGCCGGGCTGGCAGCCACAGCCCCACCCTCGTTTCGCTGACCGCGAGGGCCCGGAGCTGTTCGCCGCCATCCGGCAGGGCGACGTCCTCGCCCACCATCCGTACCACTCCTTCGAGGGGACCGTCCAGGCGTTCCTGGGGGCGGCGGCGCGCGACGAGGACGTGCTGGCCATCAAGTGTGCCATCTACCGCACTGCCCACGACTCGAAGGTCATCGAGGCGCTCATCGAGGCCGCGCGCAACGGCAAGCAGGTCGCGGTGATGGTCGAGTTGAAGGCCCGCTTCGACGAGGCGAACAACCTCCGCTGGGTCCGCCGGCTGGAGGAGGAGGGCGTCCACGTCGCCTACGGGACGATGGGGCCGAAGGCCCACGCGAAGTGCGCGCTCGTGGTCCGTGACGAGGGAACCGACGGCGAGAGCGGGACCGACGCGACCGGCGACGGCCCGGCCGCGAACCGGGGTGTCCGGCTCTACTCCCACGTCGGGACCGGGAACTACCACGCGGGGACGGCGAAGCTGTACGCCGACCTCGGGCTCCTCACGGCGGACCGCCGCGTCGGCAACGACCTCGTCCGGCTGTTCAACTTCTTCACGGGCCACTCCCGCGAGAACGACTACGAACGCCTGCTCGTCGCGCCGACGGGCCTCCGTGACCGTGTGACCGACCTCATCCGGGCCGAAGCCGAGGCGGCACGCGATGGCGAGGACGCCCGCATCGTCGCGAAGCTCAACGCCCTGGAGGACCCTGCTATCGTCCGCGAACTGTACGCGGCGTCGATGGCCGGGGTCGACATCGACCTCGTCATCCGGGGCATCTGCCGGCTCCGGCCCGGAATCGACGGCGTCAGCGAGACCGTCACCGTCCGCTCCGTTGTCGGGCGGTTCCTCGAACACGCGCGCATCTACCACTTCGCCAACGCCGATACCCCGTTCTACATCGGGAGCGCCGACTGGATGACGCGGAACCTCGACCGCCGGGTCGAGGCAGTCGCTCCCGTCGAGGAACCGGCCCACCGCCGCGAACTCGCGGCGGTTCTGGACCTGCAACTGGCCGAGAACCGACGTGCCTGGGAGATGGCCGCGGACGGAACCTACCGACAGCAGCGACCGGACGGCGCGACGGTGGACACGCACGCGACGCTGATGGAGCGTGCGACCGAGGGCACCGCCATCGGGGACGGGACGGGGTTCGAGACGGTGCCGCGGGACCTCCGGGACGCGCTCGACGACTGA
- a CDS encoding PAS domain S-box protein — protein MLDPHPLDSHPTEEADTPSVVLVVDPNDPTTSRTVSALEEADIPTVETVDTARAAREHLERQPVECIVSEATLPDGTGLGLYESLQEDRPDLPFVVHTADGSEAVASDALSAGVTEYISKERDGSLQQLVDTVERVLQRRNATQALTTAEADEFRALVDGIRDHAIFLLDPEGYVTSWNRGAHNLNGYRREEILGAHVSTFYPEAATERNRPTNLLAEARTHGRVTDEGWQVRKDGSQFWASVVIRALRDDDGAVRGFAKFTRDLTEQRERERQLREQHHLTERILDAVPVAVAVHSPEGDRLRANDRATELLDTLGIDGRDDTGGATAAIRDAAGEPLDPGEFPTERVIATGEPVMDRELAVERPDGSREWLSVSSVPMADRRDQVERIITAGRDITTLKRRERELEETRVELEETIAQLEAANQELERTGNRFEALTKNSSVAVITIDADSTVRFANDTVEEIFGYEPETLVGTSLTRIIPDRLAPDHLQALDRYQTDGTRHLDWDWIEVPGEHRDGHEVQLGLSFGETRVDGDHLFTAVIRDITEQKERQQELEERREELSELVEELERSNAELEQFAYAVSHDMKEPLRMISSYLNLLERRYGGELDEDADEFIQFAVDGADRMQRMIDEILEFSRVDLDESAHEPVDCTAVLAEVREMLAIEEADAEVTVEALPTVRANRTQLTKLFQNLLSNAVAHSEGHVTVDIGVEQAGGRWRFAVADTGPGIPQQRQEHIFDLFTSVGASGGSGVGLALCRKIVQHHGGEITVDSTLGEGTTFTFTLPDAGEHDTAPDSGYREHGDTPTDGT, from the coding sequence ATGCTGGACCCCCATCCGCTGGACAGCCACCCGACGGAGGAGGCCGATACCCCCTCGGTCGTCCTGGTGGTCGATCCGAACGACCCGACCACGAGCCGGACCGTATCAGCGCTCGAGGAGGCCGACATCCCCACGGTGGAGACCGTCGACACCGCCCGTGCCGCCAGGGAGCACCTCGAACGCCAGCCGGTCGAGTGCATCGTCAGCGAGGCGACGCTCCCGGACGGGACCGGGCTCGGCCTCTACGAGTCGCTCCAGGAGGACCGGCCAGACCTCCCCTTCGTCGTCCACACGGCCGACGGGAGCGAGGCCGTGGCCAGCGATGCACTCTCTGCGGGCGTGACCGAGTACATCTCCAAGGAGCGCGACGGGTCGCTCCAGCAGCTCGTGGACACGGTCGAGAGGGTCCTGCAGCGACGCAACGCGACGCAGGCACTCACCACCGCCGAGGCCGACGAGTTCCGGGCCCTCGTCGACGGCATAAGGGACCACGCGATATTCCTGCTCGACCCGGAAGGGTACGTGACATCCTGGAACCGGGGAGCCCACAACCTGAACGGCTACCGCCGGGAGGAGATCCTCGGCGCCCACGTCTCCACGTTCTACCCCGAGGCGGCCACCGAGCGCAACAGACCCACGAACCTGCTCGCGGAGGCCCGGACCCACGGGCGCGTCACGGACGAGGGCTGGCAGGTCAGGAAGGACGGGTCGCAGTTCTGGGCGAGCGTCGTCATCAGGGCACTCCGTGACGACGACGGGGCGGTTCGGGGCTTCGCGAAGTTCACCCGTGACCTCACCGAACAGCGCGAGCGCGAGCGACAGCTCCGCGAACAACACCACCTGACCGAGCGCATCCTCGACGCGGTGCCCGTCGCCGTGGCGGTTCACTCACCCGAGGGGGACCGCCTCCGGGCGAACGACCGTGCGACGGAGCTCCTCGACACGCTCGGTATCGACGGCCGCGACGATACCGGAGGCGCGACGGCCGCCATCCGCGACGCGGCTGGGGAGCCGCTCGACCCCGGGGAGTTCCCGACGGAGCGTGTCATCGCCACGGGCGAACCGGTCATGGACCGTGAACTCGCCGTCGAGCGTCCCGATGGTTCCCGGGAGTGGCTCTCGGTCAGCTCGGTACCGATGGCCGACCGGCGGGACCAGGTGGAGCGGATCATCACAGCTGGACGCGATATCACGACGCTCAAACGGCGCGAACGGGAGCTCGAGGAGACCCGGGTGGAACTCGAGGAGACCATCGCGCAACTCGAGGCGGCGAACCAGGAGCTCGAACGGACCGGGAACCGGTTCGAGGCACTGACGAAGAACTCCTCGGTGGCCGTCATCACCATCGACGCCGACAGCACGGTCCGCTTCGCGAACGACACCGTCGAGGAGATCTTCGGTTACGAGCCGGAGACGCTGGTCGGGACCTCGCTGACGCGAATCATCCCCGACCGGCTCGCCCCGGACCACCTCCAGGCACTCGACCGGTACCAGACGGACGGAACTCGGCACCTCGACTGGGACTGGATCGAGGTCCCCGGTGAACACCGTGATGGCCACGAGGTGCAGCTTGGCCTCTCCTTCGGCGAGACCAGGGTCGACGGAGACCACCTCTTCACGGCGGTCATCCGCGACATCACCGAGCAGAAGGAACGACAGCAGGAACTCGAGGAGCGTCGTGAAGAGCTGAGTGAACTCGTCGAGGAACTCGAGCGGTCGAACGCGGAGCTCGAACAGTTCGCCTACGCCGTCTCCCACGACATGAAGGAGCCCCTGCGGATGATATCGAGCTACCTGAACCTGCTCGAGCGGCGATACGGCGGGGAACTGGACGAGGATGCCGACGAGTTCATCCAGTTCGCCGTCGACGGCGCCGACCGGATGCAGCGGATGATCGACGAGATCCTCGAGTTCTCGCGGGTCGACCTCGACGAGTCGGCCCACGAGCCGGTCGACTGCACCGCGGTGCTGGCGGAGGTACGGGAGATGCTCGCCATCGAGGAAGCGGACGCCGAGGTGACCGTCGAGGCGCTCCCGACGGTCCGGGCGAACCGGACGCAACTGACCAAACTGTTCCAGAACCTCCTGAGCAACGCTGTCGCACACAGCGAGGGGCACGTCACGGTGGACATCGGGGTGGAACAGGCAGGCGGGAGGTGGCGCTTCGCAGTGGCCGACACCGGACCGGGAATCCCGCAACAGCGACAGGAACACATCTTCGACCTGTTCACGTCGGTCGGCGCCAGTGGCGGGTCAGGTGTCGGCCTCGCGCTCTGCCGGAAGATCGTCCAGCACCACGGCGGCGAGATAACCGTCGACTCCACCCTGGGCGAGGGTACCACGTTCACCTTCACGCTCCCGGACGCCGGGGAACACGACACCGCTCCGGACAGTGGCTACCGGGAGCACGGCGACACGCCGACCGACGGTACGTGA
- a CDS encoding universal stress protein → MTVMVAYDGSDLSRAALRRGVELGDALDQRVVAVSVVPDDSLYAREQGWVAREPDYEPSEWAEQFATEAEQLAPDVEFRLETLDDAHHRDVAKRLRRTAYDLGANVVVLGSDNAGRVVSPVSSVGDTVVSSATYDVYIVRSVD, encoded by the coding sequence ATGACGGTCATGGTCGCGTACGATGGCTCCGACCTGTCCAGAGCCGCACTCCGTCGGGGGGTCGAACTGGGGGATGCACTCGACCAGCGGGTCGTCGCGGTCAGCGTCGTCCCCGACGATTCGCTGTACGCCAGGGAGCAGGGCTGGGTGGCGCGAGAGCCCGACTACGAGCCGAGCGAGTGGGCCGAGCAGTTCGCCACCGAGGCCGAGCAGCTCGCGCCGGACGTGGAGTTCCGGCTCGAGACGCTCGACGATGCACACCATCGTGATGTGGCAAAGCGCCTCCGTCGGACGGCGTACGACCTCGGTGCGAACGTGGTCGTCCTCGGGAGCGACAACGCCGGGCGCGTCGTCTCCCCGGTCAGCAGTGTCGGTGATACGGTCGTCTCGAGCGCGACCTACGACGTGTACATCGTCAGGAGTGTCGACTGA
- the aroC gene encoding chorismate synthase, with product MNGNEFGRLFRFTTFGESHGEAMGCTVSGCPAGVPIDEETVQRELDRRKPGQSMITTSRGEPDEVSIKSGVQDGYTTGTPIGMVIQNKDARSGKYEPFVTAPRPSHGDYTYSAKFGTRNWGGGGRSSARETVNWVAAGAVAKAVLAASDHDVQIKAHVNQIGDIEAPEVSFEEMLEHTEENEVRCADPETAEEMRDAIDRYQEEGDSIGGSIYFEARGVPRGLGAPRFDAFPARLGQAMMAIPATTAFEFGLGREARSVRGIDRNEDWTRMGEEDAPDADTVVAEEGDPVPVGNDHGGLQGGITTGEPIYGEVTWHAPTSIPKEQTTYDWETEEHKQVQVVGRHDPSLPPRAVPVVEAMLHCTVLDYMLLGGRITPDRVDNSPGEYETDYHPSSPQNDPDDADTAATPVDRDDD from the coding sequence ATGAACGGCAACGAGTTCGGTCGGCTCTTCCGGTTCACGACGTTCGGCGAGAGCCACGGCGAGGCGATGGGCTGTACGGTGTCGGGGTGTCCGGCGGGCGTCCCCATCGACGAGGAGACGGTCCAGCGCGAGCTCGACCGGCGCAAGCCCGGGCAGTCGATGATAACGACATCGCGGGGCGAACCGGACGAGGTGTCCATCAAGTCCGGCGTGCAGGACGGCTACACCACGGGCACGCCCATCGGGATGGTCATCCAGAACAAGGACGCGCGCTCGGGCAAGTACGAGCCGTTCGTGACGGCGCCACGTCCCTCGCACGGCGACTACACCTACTCCGCGAAGTTCGGCACCCGGAACTGGGGCGGCGGCGGGCGCTCCTCGGCCCGGGAGACGGTGAACTGGGTGGCCGCGGGCGCGGTCGCGAAGGCCGTCCTCGCGGCAAGCGACCACGACGTGCAGATCAAGGCCCACGTCAACCAGATCGGCGACATCGAGGCGCCCGAGGTCAGCTTCGAGGAGATGCTCGAACACACCGAGGAGAACGAGGTCCGCTGTGCGGACCCGGAGACGGCCGAGGAGATGCGCGACGCCATCGACCGCTACCAGGAGGAGGGTGACTCCATCGGCGGCTCCATCTACTTCGAGGCCCGCGGCGTGCCTCGCGGCCTGGGTGCCCCGCGGTTCGACGCGTTCCCCGCGCGCCTCGGTCAGGCGATGATGGCGATTCCCGCGACCACGGCGTTCGAGTTCGGCCTCGGGCGCGAGGCCCGCTCGGTCCGGGGCATCGACCGCAACGAGGACTGGACCCGGATGGGTGAGGAGGATGCCCCCGACGCCGACACGGTCGTCGCGGAGGAGGGCGACCCCGTCCCCGTGGGCAACGACCACGGCGGCCTGCAGGGCGGTATCACGACGGGCGAGCCCATCTACGGCGAGGTGACCTGGCACGCCCCGACGAGTATCCCGAAGGAGCAGACCACCTACGACTGGGAGACCGAGGAGCACAAGCAGGTGCAGGTGGTCGGCCGCCACGACCCGTCGCTCCCGCCGCGCGCGGTGCCCGTCGTCGAGGCGATGCTCCACTGCACCGTGCTCGACTACATGCTGCTCGGCGGCCGCATCACCCCCGACCGCGTCGACAACAGCCCCGGCGAGTACGAGACCGACTACCACCCGTCGTCACCGCAGAACGACCCCGACGACGCCGACACCGCGGCGACGCCCGTCGACCGCGACGACGACTGA
- a CDS encoding mannose-1-phosphate guanylyltransferase, giving the protein MQTDTEPTAETDGGIERGRPTVALVMAGGTGTRLYPASRPGREKQFLDFGTSRSLLARTVERAAFADRTFVLASPATAERAREAVADLDSEATVLVEPAARDTGPALVYAAHRVREAVGDCVLCCLPSDHHVGDGFAATMERAAGVAVETGGLVLLGIDPDSAATGYGYLKPGEERTHDGGGGDGAHYHTVETFYEKPDAGAAARYRQAGYLWNAGTFAWTPEALLAAARASPLAPLVEACDDGVPEAGYEGIEDVSIDHAVLERHGGAGDESEETGGAHRVFVVPADFDWDDLGTWDALDSLLERDADGNVVAGEGRSVAIDSAGCTLAAGPEAHVTVVDVDDLVVATYDGRTLVVPERRADRVRAVVAALRERGEYPE; this is encoded by the coding sequence ATGCAGACGGACACCGAACCCACCGCCGAAACCGACGGCGGGATTGAGCGAGGGCGACCGACGGTCGCGCTCGTGATGGCCGGCGGGACGGGAACCAGACTGTATCCGGCGAGTCGGCCGGGGCGCGAGAAGCAGTTCCTCGACTTCGGCACCAGCCGCTCGCTGCTCGCACGTACCGTCGAGCGCGCCGCCTTCGCCGACCGGACGTTCGTCCTCGCATCGCCGGCGACGGCCGAGCGAGCCCGCGAGGCGGTGGCCGACCTCGACAGCGAGGCGACTGTCCTCGTGGAACCGGCGGCGCGCGACACGGGCCCCGCGCTCGTCTACGCCGCCCACCGCGTTCGGGAGGCCGTCGGCGACTGCGTGCTGTGCTGTCTTCCCAGCGACCACCACGTCGGCGACGGGTTCGCCGCGACGATGGAGCGGGCGGCTGGCGTCGCCGTCGAGACGGGTGGGCTCGTCCTGCTCGGTATCGACCCCGACAGCGCCGCGACGGGCTACGGCTACCTGAAACCGGGCGAGGAACGGACGCACGACGGTGGCGGGGGAGATGGCGCCCACTACCACACCGTCGAGACGTTCTACGAGAAGCCCGATGCCGGCGCGGCCGCGCGCTACCGGCAGGCGGGCTATCTCTGGAACGCCGGCACGTTCGCGTGGACACCCGAGGCCTTGCTCGCTGCCGCGCGGGCCTCGCCACTCGCGCCGCTGGTCGAGGCGTGCGACGACGGTGTCCCCGAGGCCGGCTACGAGGGTATCGAGGACGTGAGCATCGACCACGCCGTGCTGGAGCGGCACGGCGGCGCCGGAGACGAGAGCGAGGAGACAGGGGGCGCTCACAGGGTGTTCGTCGTCCCCGCCGACTTCGACTGGGACGACCTCGGAACGTGGGACGCGCTGGACTCGTTGCTCGAACGGGACGCCGACGGGAACGTCGTCGCCGGGGAGGGCCGGTCGGTGGCCATCGACAGCGCGGGCTGCACGCTGGCGGCCGGACCGGAGGCACACGTCACGGTCGTCGATGTCGACGACCTCGTAGTCGCGACCTACGACGGTCGGACGCTCGTCGTGCCGGAACGGCGGGCCGACCGGGTACGGGCGGTCGTGGCCGCGCTCCGGGAGCGGGGGGAGTATCCCGAGTGA
- a CDS encoding GNAT family N-acetyltransferase, whose amino-acid sequence MPFLTGDTVDLEPLDPDDDDHVAVYRASRNHPAMRVTGAYESGLTSGEARERIRERRSDDRGGALCAIRAEGEPVGWAGVTLTDDRARVAEVDYYVLPAGQGKGYATDAVRTLVGYAFRDLNAHSVLARLRADNDPSRRVVGKVGFTREGRRREAYYREGNYHDIDIYGLLRSEWQAHGASGESAEGGVDG is encoded by the coding sequence ATGCCCTTCCTCACGGGCGACACGGTCGACCTGGAACCGCTCGACCCGGACGATGACGACCACGTCGCCGTCTACCGGGCGTCGCGCAATCACCCCGCGATGCGCGTGACTGGTGCGTACGAGTCCGGCCTGACGAGCGGCGAGGCTCGCGAGCGCATCCGGGAGCGGCGGTCCGACGACCGCGGTGGTGCCCTCTGTGCTATCCGGGCGGAGGGCGAGCCGGTGGGATGGGCCGGCGTGACGCTCACCGACGACCGTGCACGCGTCGCGGAGGTCGACTACTACGTCCTGCCCGCGGGGCAGGGCAAGGGGTACGCGACCGACGCCGTCCGGACGCTCGTCGGGTACGCGTTCCGGGACCTGAACGCCCACTCCGTCCTCGCCCGCCTCCGGGCCGACAACGACCCCAGCCGCCGGGTGGTCGGGAAGGTCGGTTTCACCCGCGAGGGCCGCCGGCGGGAGGCGTACTACCGGGAGGGCAACTACCACGATATCGACATCTACGGGCTGTTGCGCTCGGAGTGGCAGGCCCACGGGGCATCCGGGGAGTCCGCCGAAGGCGGCGTCGACGGGTAG
- a CDS encoding metallophosphoesterase family protein: MTGPETQDARIVCGDLDPAVAPYHLRLDDEAYDDIYLIGDVHGCLAELEALLADIDPGPHDLLLFVGDLVRKGPDSDGVVDYVRQLPNAYSVRGNNEDKLIQGRKTLDALDDAAVEGYLASLPVVISFGDAMVVHGGVDPRRDLADHDMEELLNFRAVPPENGYDGPFWWETYDGPTTVFFGHTVLEEPVVTQYAVGLDTGCVYGGQLTAYNYRTSDFHSVEAFDTYQRRPDRKFLDPADPAISE; this comes from the coding sequence ATGACAGGACCAGAGACACAGGACGCCCGCATCGTGTGTGGCGACCTCGACCCCGCGGTTGCCCCGTACCATCTCCGCCTCGACGACGAGGCCTACGACGACATCTACCTCATCGGTGACGTCCACGGCTGTCTCGCCGAGCTGGAAGCACTCCTCGCGGACATCGACCCAGGCCCACACGACCTGCTGCTGTTCGTCGGCGACCTCGTCCGGAAGGGTCCCGACAGCGACGGAGTGGTAGACTACGTCCGGCAGCTCCCGAACGCCTACAGCGTCCGGGGCAACAACGAGGACAAGCTCATACAGGGCCGGAAGACGCTGGATGCGCTGGACGACGCTGCCGTGGAGGGGTACCTCGCCTCGCTTCCGGTCGTCATCAGTTTCGGCGACGCGATGGTGGTCCACGGCGGCGTCGACCCCCGCCGCGACCTCGCCGACCACGACATGGAGGAGTTGCTCAACTTCCGGGCCGTCCCCCCGGAGAACGGCTACGACGGCCCGTTCTGGTGGGAGACGTACGACGGCCCGACCACCGTCTTCTTCGGGCACACGGTCCTCGAGGAGCCGGTCGTGACCCAGTACGCCGTCGGCCTCGACACCGGCTGCGTGTACGGCGGTCAGCTGACGGCCTACAACTACCGGACCAGCGACTTCCACAGCGTCGAGGCGTTCGACACCTACCAGCGTCGGCCGGACCGCAAGTTCCTGGACCCGGCCGACCCCGCCATCTCGGAGTGA
- the map gene encoding type II methionyl aminopeptidase: MSTLDDEKYEKHREAGEILAEVRDEAAQKVEVGASHLEVAEWAEDRIRELGGEPAFPVNISIDEEAAHATPSVDDESTFGEEMVNLDIGVHVDGWLADTAVTVDLSGNAELAEASEQALEAALDVVEAGVSTGDIGAEVEDVIEGYGFNPVVNLTGHGLGHWEQHTSPNIPNRAVSQGATLEAGDVVAIEPFATDGSGKVKEGSEEEIYALEREASVRNRQARQALEQIVDEFKTLPFATRWLETSRAEMALRRLEQNGVVHGYPVLKEQEGYLVSQKEHTIIVTEDGCEVTTRSR, from the coding sequence ATGAGTACGCTCGACGACGAGAAGTACGAGAAGCACCGCGAGGCAGGGGAGATACTCGCCGAGGTGCGCGACGAGGCAGCCCAGAAGGTCGAGGTCGGTGCGAGCCATCTCGAGGTCGCGGAGTGGGCCGAGGACCGTATCCGAGAACTCGGTGGGGAGCCGGCCTTCCCGGTCAACATCAGCATCGACGAGGAGGCCGCCCACGCGACCCCCTCGGTCGACGACGAGTCGACGTTCGGCGAGGAGATGGTCAATCTCGACATCGGGGTCCACGTCGACGGCTGGCTGGCCGACACCGCCGTCACTGTCGACCTCTCCGGGAACGCCGAACTCGCCGAGGCGTCAGAGCAGGCGCTGGAGGCCGCACTCGATGTCGTCGAGGCCGGCGTCTCCACCGGCGACATCGGTGCCGAGGTCGAGGACGTCATCGAGGGGTACGGCTTCAACCCCGTCGTCAATCTGACGGGCCATGGCCTGGGCCACTGGGAACAGCACACCAGCCCCAACATCCCGAACCGGGCGGTCTCGCAGGGGGCGACGCTCGAGGCGGGCGACGTGGTCGCCATCGAGCCGTTCGCCACCGACGGGAGCGGGAAGGTCAAGGAGGGGAGCGAGGAGGAGATCTACGCACTCGAGCGCGAGGCCTCCGTCCGGAACCGGCAGGCGCGACAGGCCCTGGAGCAGATCGTCGACGAGTTCAAGACGCTCCCGTTCGCCACGCGCTGGCTCGAGACCTCACGCGCCGAGATGGCGCTGCGCCGCCTCGAGCAGAACGGTGTCGTCCACGGCTATCCCGTCCTGAAGGAGCAGGAGGGGTATCTCGTCAGTCAGAAGGAGCACACCATCATCGTCACCGAGGACGGCTGCGAGGTCACGACCCGGTCCCGGTAG